The Polypterus senegalus isolate Bchr_013 chromosome 11, ASM1683550v1, whole genome shotgun sequence sequence ccggtctctacattcccttccttgcttcgccatgggattcacgtctccctgttgataactacagcctttttgtttaatccacggcttctccgctgttttattggtcgtttattaagattatagttattgtCTAGGTATTTCAGACTTaccttacattgttcaggtacccatttcctttatcatttcaaccatacccccattaacatgtctatcgaggtgatcaccattgaacaaagaactgtcacttaccgagtggtttccatgcccggagatggcacttaccttttccattctctgtgttacatattgcacggccatatcaggctcactcttgatatccggagaaacattgtgtcttatgtattgaatgactgggacaggttcaaggtgtggactgatgatggtacaagagataattatactatacatgagcactataaaagtgaaatgcttaagcccttcacctatggttctttctgcatgtgaattgatggctgccgctgaattgttcggttgtcgctttcatgtgtaccaaaatggccaaatattttacaccttttaacaactgccagtgcctcttaaacatcttagactcacaggtgacgatttcagtagtggacactttgagagtttaaacattcataaacatcaaaagctggatgtgaagttatcgatgaaaccggttgtatgcttacaacgcttgacagatgccgaatgtcactttaacacaagtcttgcaaatactgtcgtaattgaaacaaaccatgaaactcaaaccgattatgacagcagcaattcaagctgtgagatttgaaacaagattactgttcacatggccaactgtatatttattgcatgctcaagagtaagctcagcgcacagcttggtcatattacaaccggagggccgaactcaaaatgtggtatacaaagagatccttaacaaataattattggtatattttccctcagtttaaaaaggtttaattttcttcttaataaaaattttaaagcagtacttcgccgctgcgaagcgcgggtattttgctactatatatatatatataagccaaataccactgactcactcatcacgaagtctcccaaaccatgaggacttgggacttgaaatttggaatgtaggttacccttggcccataggtgcttgctgagaaactgttttaaaaattgcgtgttctgtctgtatgtctgtccgcttttcacgagagaattacttaaaggatttagatctggttgttttctataatttgcttgaactttacagatgattttgtgacttctgttatcacgctaagtaccatagttcgcgtgcggtactgatgtatttatgcaaatccaacacaATGGCTGTGGCCCGAGAGCAGGGGGGCAGGTCCTTCCTCATTCacctgccagcctctgttcgagttagtctacgtctcgccacgtgttggaacgatacctgtttgttcaacagacattatcatctacagattgatAAGGACTAACGTttaacgtttttgagagagagatcagagctccatgtgttttagagggtagctgctgactgAAAGAGATATCACGGAAATGTACTTTCCTCCCCACGCAGGGAACGCTTTCccttcagagctgaacacgatcagatatagtgccatcgtctatttatatttaaagtttgtcctgtttcattactatgtgggcaaagccatggggtacagctagtattttataaagtagattccattgcattgtattaaaacaaagaacaccCCATAATATGTGTGGACTCTGATGTAGCCATACATATGTTAAATTAtgtgaattttgaatgagtgcaatgctgtaatttttttttttaaagtaatattttgttccacatcttccaAACACTGATGTTAATTATCCACTGCTAATGAAGTATTCCATGCTTATTtcatatgttatgaagtcactatataaacacccttcaaataaagtgctACTGAAaattgtcacaatatattaatgtTCTCTTTTCATGGTTAAGtaatctgtattaaaaaaaaaaaaaaaggccagcacttaagtttttctttttccagtgccTTCCCTACAAATAAACCTCTTTTATACTGTGCTATTTGTTCATTGTTTGCTGCAAGGAAAATAATCGATGTTTGTGAGACTTCAGTAGAAGTTTGATTTCAAAGAAtgatctttattttatgttaataaaattaacttgTAATTTCAGGTGCCAATGATTTTGGTTGGCAACAAGTGTGATTTAGAAGATGAGCGAGTGGTAGGGAAAGAGCAGGGACAAAACCTTGCAAGGCAATGGAACAGCTGCGCCTTTTTGGAATCTTCTGCAAAGTCCAAGATTAATGTTAATGAGGTGAGACTTTTTTTGTGTCACACACTAAGGCACATCAAAACAGCTTATGTACCTTTTGTGttccaaattgtgttttttttaatatccttTATAGTGGCTTGAGCtggaaaaagaattattgtgcttatatgtaaaaatacatttcccGCAGTTAATATACACTACAGAAGTTACCCCATCCATGGCTATGCATGACTAAGGCTGTGTTTGAAGGGTTATTAcataatttttatattgtatctTCTACAGATTTTCTATGATTTGGTTCgacaaattaacagaaaaaccCCAGTACAAGGCAAAATTCGCAAAAAGCCAGTATGCCAACTGCTCTAATACCCAAATGTACTGTAGCTCTGAGCCAGGTAAGTAAAAACACAACACCATGCAATTGGCTCAAATGTAATGAAATGAATGTGAAACCTCTTAATATCACTAGTCATGTTTTATACTGTCGCAGAAACCTAATAGAAAACATATTCCATTCCATATTGTAACATTGTACAAGAAAAACGGGTAAAAATGTATTTCGGAGATTGTTATATAATACGCAGTTCTTCCACTTCTGAAGTTAACCTTTTACAGTCTGcagttgatatactgtatatagtcctAGCACACCACACAGTATGAAATCAACACATGAAAAACTAGCCATTACATGACTATTAATCTGATGGAATAATGACATTAACCCACCATTCCAAATTGGAAtataaagtgaaatgaaaaaggTTAATTTGCTGGTGTAAATAAATATGGCCAGACTGTTGAGTATGTCCTTGTAAATGCACTTTATTACATTGTTTGGTCATACCACCATGATTATTAGAATGGCTTGGTATAGGCCTTAGGTCACACATGTCTCTTATACCATGTTAAATATGGTATAATACAGTCGAGAGTTTATATAATTGTGTTAACACATATTATCTTTTTCATACCCTGTTGTTTGTGTCATAAATCTCACCCCCAACAGCATATGGAAAATGTGTTAAAGGGCAATACACTGAACCATCTAAGATCTCCCAGACTTCCTCACTTGACCTGTTGTAATTCTGCACTGGCAGTGGTACTCTTCACAAGCTAGCAGGTCATTTGTGTCTCTTCACGTTAATTTGTCAACAGCAATTGTAAATTCAATAAGTGTAGTTCTCTTGATTTGATTAGTGTTCATTTTCTAAAAAGCAGTTAttaagatatgtatatatatattttttattctctaTTGGAGATTAAAACTAAACTACCAGCAGTGGTACAAGGAGCTATTCAGGGAGCACTTTCAGTTCTATATCAGTGCTTTACCTGAACTCAGCAGTAACCACAAGCtgtgtttttgtatgtatttCATTATTCATTCATTGACAGCCCCATTGCCATTGGTTTGTTCAAACATTcaggttgtattttttttttatgtcagtctgtctgttcatctttttgatttgatgttgttataactgttgtatttgttttGGTGATCCAAAGACAACTAATTTTATGTCCCTTTTTGTTTCCAGGTCTGATAAACTGTTGTTTCTCAACAGTGCCAGCATTCCAACTTTACTAAACCTAACATCAAATGGACTTTCCTGTGGTGATACCCTATGACAATGGATAATAGCTACTACGTCAGTTTTTGCACATAGATAACTGTAATCACTCTCCAGTGTCACAAAgaaagatatttttacttatatataaatataaatatatataataaataaatatatatattgttcctgTATGCAAAAAAGAAAGATCCAGAGTCTACATTCAGTATTATTGCTAATGGAGGTGCCCTCCTTTTACCAATGTTGTAAATGTAAGAAACTGATGTAAAACTTGGACCAGACTGTCTGGCAGGTATACTTTAATATTCAGAAGCACCACTGTTCGAACTAAACATAACTGAAAGTCCAAAGAGCTCCTGTCTAGACTCCATAATAGCAAAGTTTGCTCCTTGTGGTAGtcattttcttttccctttctccttttctgcattttttaaaagaactAGAAAATTTCCATTATACCAAGATGCTTTACTGCAAACTGctattaatgatttattttacttAAGTATAACCTGTGgaacaaaacaattaatttttttcttttgtgtgcatTTAAAATAGCCAATGATCTTCTGTCACTATAATATTGTCTTTAACCTAAGATGTTGCCTTCAAATATGAAAGTTTTCAGGATAAACAagacaaatgtaaattttttgtttaaataggaAACAATGTTTATAGGTGTTTGTACAGTGGGGGTCCACAACAGGGagtatattttaagattttttttctcctccttttttcttttttattatcccATAAAATTATCCACCATCTTTAGTTTGTAAATTGTTCTCCGGTGCTTCTGCAGCTGTAGATTCTCACTGTAATTCCCCTGCTTGCTCATGCATATGTTGTAAAACCAAATATACCAACCAGTTAGTAAATTGCCTGTTAGTAATTCTGTTTCTCATGTGTAATATTTGGATCAAGATGTTTCATGGTGGACAAGTACTGTGGATGTCAGTAGTGAATGTTGGAACTAATTTAAATCATGCGTAATTGGTTTCAGGGCACAGAATGCAGTATGTAACTTtggctgattttgtttttttctttttctttttattctttcttttattatttaagaatgcCTTGTTGCTTTGTATGCATTAACTCCTGGATGTAAGGATCCTGTGTAAATCAAGTCCAGAGCCACAGTATTTGTAATGCAACATCTGCTTTGAGGTggccaaatgtaaaactaaaaaagcCTTAATTAAAGTGGTGCAATTTTGTATAACCTAG is a genomic window containing:
- the rap1b gene encoding ras-related protein Rap-1b isoform X2, coding for MLEILDTAGTEQFTAMRDLYMKNGQGFALVYSITAQSTFNDLQDLREQILRVKDTDDVPMILVGNKCDLEDERVVGKEQGQNLARQWNSCAFLESSAKSKINVNEIFYDLVRQINRKTPVQGKIRKKPVCQLL